In Novosphingobium kaempferiae, the DNA window CTGGCCCGTCCCTCCCCGCGCATGGCCGCGAGCGCCGAGGGCAAAGTCCGGATCGTGCCGCGCGCGACGCCGGAATGGACGCCGACTGCGGTGAACAGGTCCGGATAGGCGCTGCCGATGATCGCGGCAGCCGAACCGCCTGCTGAAATGCCCGCGATGAAGACCCGTTTCGGATTGCCTGCGGTAAGCGCGAGGACATGGCGGGTCAGCGCTGCGATCAGCGCCGGTTCGCCCGCACCCCGCGTCTGGTTTCTTGGCCGATGCCAGTTCCAGCATCGCGCCAGGTTCGCCCGCTGAGACTGCTGCGGATAGAGCACGAGGCAACCCAGTTCATCGGCGAGTTCGTTCATGCCGGTTCCGGTCGCGAAGTCCGACGCGGTCTGCGAACAGCCGTGCAGCATGACGACGAGGGGAAGGTTGCGGCGCTTCGAGCCGCGCGGCGTGTACAACCGGAAGTGGATCGTGCCGTGCGCGCAGTCGAACTCATGCGCGCCGAAGGTTCCCGGCGCCGGGCGCGCTTGCCGAGTTGCCGCAGGCTTTCCGCTGAGGCGTCGGGGTGCTTTTGGTGATCTGGGTTTGGCGGGCGCTCGGGGCTCCAAGCCGCCCTGCATGGCGATCAGTGCCGACATTGGACGGCCCTTGCGAAGGAGGCGTGCTGCTTTCGAGAGAGTCTTTAAGAAATCGGCCATTGCGCCTTGATTAGGCTTTCTTGCTTGCACTGAAGCGACAGAAGAGGCGAGCATCTCAGACCCGGAGCGGGATGTCACCCTTTGGCAGTAGACCTGCTGTTCTCCGCATGGCGATGCTCGGGCATCCAGGATGGGCAAGCAGACGGGTCGCACCTGGGAACGGAAAATCGGCGGCGGAGCGTCTGATAAGGGGCGAGCCTGCGGGACGGCAGACACTCGCCCCATCCAAGCCGTTCGACAGAGATCCTGGAACGCCCGGCAGAGGACATTCAGGTTGCCACTGGGGCGGGGATGAAGCCGCCATTCCTGAGGACAGCGGCGAACGCCGGCTTTCGAAGATGAACCAAAAAATCAAGTCACCGCGCGAGCTTCTATCTCTACTCTCCCATCGTTACTGAGCAACTTCCTCATGCTTGGATGAGGGCCGACCTGATCGAGCAGAAGATTAACACCCTCTGTTTGTAGAGGGCCTAGATAAAAGCCGTATTTGCGAGCAAGCGGCAGCGCGCCGCGCTCCTGAGTAGCTCGAATCCCCTCTTCTCCGAGCGCGGCCTCTACGCGTGCCGAAAGCATCCGTTCGATCATCTTGCTCCGGAGATGATCAATGCTCGTCGATACCAGAAAGCCGATGCCTGGGGTCAATTTTATCGCGTCAGTAGCGTAACCCAACATGA includes these proteins:
- a CDS encoding alpha/beta hydrolase family esterase — its product is MYTPRGSKRRNLPLVVMLHGCSQTASDFATGTGMNELADELGCLVLYPQQSQRANLARCWNWHRPRNQTRGAGEPALIAALTRHVLALTAGNPKRVFIAGISAGGSAAAIIGSAYPDLFTAVGVHSGVARGTIRTLPSALAAMRGEGRARSTGRATRPLPTIVFHGDEDRVVHPSNAAGFLNTLERSQPGALISRTYYGKSDRGRDFTRKVYRSSSGNILLEDWTIHGSGHEWSGGSAFASYTDPLGPNASREMMRFFLSQRRAS